In Amycolatopsis endophytica, the following are encoded in one genomic region:
- a CDS encoding IS630 family transposase, translating to MARQPEVFARSLEPEEAQRLVKITRSTRDRVRLRRSGIVLASSQGRSAGEIAVMFAATEGYVREVIHAFNDSGFAALSPEWRGGRPRKFGPAARDQICRIAACKPTELGLPFTTWSLAKLVDYLAEYAWIRASTETVRQILRAAGVSWQATKTWKASKDPDFIPKKTRILDLYDHPPADGRVICVDEFGPLNLQPRPGRGWFPRGRPARLRATYTRTKGIRHMFAALDLASGQMFYRFRDRKRWPQFLDFCKQLRRRFPAGKLYLVCDNYGPHGKAEVVTWCAANDIELVYTPTNASWLNWIECEFTAVRYFTLDGSDYPSHAAQEAAIAGYLRWRNRHCHPKRHFAVNSKIRRPDYLPNVA from the coding sequence ATGGCGCGTCAGCCGGAGGTGTTCGCGCGGTCGTTGGAGCCCGAAGAAGCGCAGCGGCTGGTCAAGATCACGAGGTCGACGCGCGATCGGGTGCGGCTGCGACGGTCCGGGATCGTGCTGGCCTCGTCGCAGGGCCGGTCCGCGGGGGAGATCGCGGTGATGTTCGCGGCGACGGAGGGGTATGTGCGGGAGGTGATCCACGCGTTCAACGACTCCGGGTTCGCGGCGTTGTCCCCAGAATGGAGGGGCGGCCGACCTCGTAAGTTCGGGCCGGCCGCCCGCGATCAGATCTGCCGCATCGCCGCCTGCAAACCGACTGAGCTGGGCTTGCCGTTCACGACCTGGAGCCTGGCCAAGCTGGTCGACTACCTCGCCGAGTACGCGTGGATAAGGGCGAGCACCGAGACCGTCCGCCAGATCCTCCGTGCGGCGGGTGTGTCCTGGCAGGCAACGAAGACCTGGAAAGCCAGCAAAGACCCGGACTTCATACCGAAGAAGACCCGCATCCTCGACCTCTACGATCACCCGCCCGCCGACGGACGGGTGATCTGCGTCGACGAGTTCGGGCCGTTGAACCTGCAGCCCCGTCCCGGCCGCGGTTGGTTCCCTCGCGGCCGACCGGCCCGGCTGCGCGCGACCTACACCCGCACCAAGGGCATCCGGCACATGTTCGCCGCGCTCGACCTCGCGTCCGGGCAGATGTTCTACCGGTTCCGTGACCGCAAACGCTGGCCGCAGTTCCTCGACTTCTGCAAGCAACTCCGACGCCGCTTCCCGGCCGGGAAGCTGTATCTGGTCTGTGACAACTACGGACCGCACGGCAAGGCCGAGGTCGTCACGTGGTGCGCGGCCAACGACATCGAGCTGGTCTACACGCCCACCAACGCGTCCTGGTTGAACTGGATCGAGTGCGAGTTCACCGCGGTCCGCTACTTCACCCTCGACGGCAGCGACTACCCCAGCCACGCCGCCCAGGAAGCCGCCATCGCCGGCTACCTGCGCTGGCGCAACCGCCACTGCCACCCGAAGCGTCACTTCGCCGTCAACTCCAAGATCCGCCGACCGGATTACCTACCCAACGTTGCTTGA
- a CDS encoding pilin gives MRLTRTSRLPRTHHWRRRALLLAELVVLALLTSGASARGDTVVLALAGSVEEVLNNIRNWLMGILAGLATVFLTIGGVRRVFGGGDPGEQEKAKEAFKAAGIGYVLAALAPLVVEVLKGIVGA, from the coding sequence ATGCGCCTGACCCGAACCTCTCGCCTGCCGCGCACGCACCACTGGCGCCGCCGGGCGCTGCTGCTGGCCGAACTCGTCGTGCTCGCCCTGCTGACCTCTGGTGCGAGCGCCCGCGGGGACACCGTGGTGCTCGCGCTCGCGGGCAGCGTCGAGGAAGTCCTCAACAACATCCGCAACTGGCTGATGGGCATCCTCGCCGGGCTGGCGACGGTGTTTCTCACCATCGGCGGTGTCCGGCGCGTGTTCGGCGGCGGCGACCCGGGGGAGCAGGAGAAGGCGAAGGAGGCGTTCAAGGCCGCCGGCATCGGCTACGTTCTGGCCGCGCTCGCCCCGCTGGTCGTCGAGGTGCTCAAAGGCATCGTGGGGGCTTGA